Genomic segment of Ralstonia pickettii:
TGGCGATCGCGGCGTCCATGACTGGCTGCACAAGCCGTTCGCGTGGTTTGGCGACCGCACCGCGTTCCAGGGCTTTTCGGGCCTGACGCACATGGCCGGCTTCAACCTCGCGTTCTTTCCGTCGTCGCGGCGGCTGGAGGAGAACATGCCGGTCATCCTCGACGTGGCGCCCGTGCGCAACGGGGTGATCGCCGATGTCGGCTATGCCACGTGTCTCGGCGAAAACGCCATCCTCGAACAACTGCAGGACGACCTGATGGCGCATCGCGAGTTGATCGTGCGTTTGATCCGCGAGCGTCGGTCGATGGCGGATGTGGCCCGTGCGGTGGACCAACTCTGCATCAAGCAAGGCGTGGAGCCGCGCCACAAGGCGTATCCGTTCAAAGTGCTGGCGCATCGCGTGGCCAAGCTCGACAGCCCATCGAAGCCGCGTTTCGTTGCGCGCTTCGGGCTGAATGCCACGCGCAGCCTGGTCCTCGACCAGGTGCGAAGCGGCAAGCAGGAAGGCTGGTCGCCGCTGTGGTCGATCGATCGTCGATCCGAACACGCGCCGGTGCCGGGCCTGTGGGCCGTCGAGCCGCATCTGGGCTTCCATGGCGTCGGGGCCAAGTTCGAGGAACTGCTCGTCATTACCGAAGACGACGCCTACTGGCTCGACGACGATCTGCCGCACGTGCGTCGCTGGCAGCAGCGTCAACTCGCGCAGCAGCGCGCTGCCTGACGCACGCGGAGGCCCATATGAAAACGCTTCTTGAAGAGGCCCCGCTGGCGTTGTTCGAATCGCCCGCAGCGGTTTCGCGGAAAGACTATTCGGAGCGGGCGGTGCAGTCCGACAGCGTCTCGCTCGCCGTCAAGACGTGGGGCAACCCGGCGCATCCGACCGTCGTGCTGGTGCACGGCTATCCCGATAACAGCGAGGTCTGGCACGAGATGGCACCGCTGCTCGCGCGCGACTACTACGTCGTTGCCTACGACGTGCGGGGCGCAGGCCGGTCCAGTTCGCCCAGCGGGATGCGCAATTACACCTTTGCGCGGTTGACCGACGACTTCATCGCCGTGATCGATGCGCTGAGCCCCGGCAAGCCCGTGCACCTGATCGCGCACGATTGGGGTTCGATCCAGTCGTGGGAATTCGTGACGGAGGAGCGCCTGCGCGGGCGCATTGCGTCATACACGTCGTGCTCGGGGCCGTGCCTGGATCACGTCGGGCACTGGATGCGCGCGCGGCTGCTGCGGCCGACGCCGTCGTCGCTGGGCAAGATGTTGGGGCAACTCGTGCGCTCGTGGTACGTGCTGCTGTTTCATTTGCCGATCGTGCCGGAGCTGAGTTGGCGCCTGTGGCTTGGGCGCGCGTGGCCGCGTGTGCTGCGTCGTGTGGAAAAGACCGCCATCGTGCCGCGTCCGACCCAGACGGCTGATGGCGTGCGTGGTGTCTCGCTGTATCGCGCCAACTTCATCCGCAGTCTGTTCACGCCGCGCAAGCGTGTCGCACATGCGCCGGTGCAGGTGATCGTGCCAACGCTGGATAAGTACGTCAGCCCAGCATTGTCAGAAGACCTTTCGCGCTGGGTGCCGCAGTATTGGCGCCGCGAAGTGGTGGCACGGCATTGGTTGCCGGTCACGCATGCCGCACGCATGGCGGAAATGGCTCGCGA
This window contains:
- a CDS encoding SDR family oxidoreductase translates to MKTLLEEAPLALFESPAAVSRKDYSERAVQSDSVSLAVKTWGNPAHPTVVLVHGYPDNSEVWHEMAPLLARDYYVVAYDVRGAGRSSSPSGMRNYTFARLTDDFIAVIDALSPGKPVHLIAHDWGSIQSWEFVTEERLRGRIASYTSCSGPCLDHVGHWMRARLLRPTPSSLGKMLGQLVRSWYVLLFHLPIVPELSWRLWLGRAWPRVLRRVEKTAIVPRPTQTADGVRGVSLYRANFIRSLFTPRKRVAHAPVQVIVPTLDKYVSPALSEDLSRWVPQYWRREVVARHWLPVTHAARMAEMARDLIEHAEGKPESEALQRARQHGERKPLCGKLAVITGAGGGIGRCAALEFAEQGAAIVAVDIRAEDAERTAKLIRLTGGKAWAHTVDVGNAEQMEALVDWVGKELGGADIVVNNAGIGMAGGIVDTSERDWQRILHVNVWGVIHGARLFAKQMVARGQGGHILNTASAAAFAPSRDLAAYATTKAAVLMLSECMRGELAGQGIGVSAICPGFAETGIMASTVYSGTTEAQQAQLRARATKLYQLRGLKPETVAKAMFGAMQHNKPVVTIGIEAHSSRFISRYAQWLSRLIARVSMAGH
- a CDS encoding M24 family metallopeptidase; the protein is MPNPTLARVLVDELAQFREIQQLAYACVEAVGGMLRPGMTEKDAAKLLTEWLGDRGVHDWLHKPFAWFGDRTAFQGFSGLTHMAGFNLAFFPSSRRLEENMPVILDVAPVRNGVIADVGYATCLGENAILEQLQDDLMAHRELIVRLIRERRSMADVARAVDQLCIKQGVEPRHKAYPFKVLAHRVAKLDSPSKPRFVARFGLNATRSLVLDQVRSGKQEGWSPLWSIDRRSEHAPVPGLWAVEPHLGFHGVGAKFEELLVITEDDAYWLDDDLPHVRRWQQRQLAQQRAA